One Deinococcus misasensis DSM 22328 genomic window carries:
- a CDS encoding CAP domain-containing protein yields MKQFSLVVLLGLLTACGGLSGTGQVDLSGIKVLDQASQEAMLTAVNATRATGRNCFKPNGADVEFFPASSALTLNSKLTLAAQFHAQDMAQNNFMDHKGSRGDTTLNRIDASGYAFLEVGENLSQVTAVNALGLQTTIDESIKEWLISKTGHCQTLMGGQYSEFGVGFASAVVSGKHVYYWVQVFGKPQK; encoded by the coding sequence ATGAAACAATTCAGTCTCGTGGTTCTGCTTGGGCTTTTGACGGCGTGCGGTGGCCTGTCTGGAACAGGACAGGTGGATCTCAGTGGCATCAAGGTGCTGGATCAGGCTTCGCAGGAAGCCATGTTGACTGCCGTCAATGCGACCAGAGCCACCGGCAGAAATTGTTTCAAACCCAATGGTGCAGATGTGGAGTTTTTTCCTGCATCTTCAGCTTTGACCCTGAACAGCAAACTGACTCTGGCAGCCCAGTTCCATGCGCAGGACATGGCCCAGAACAACTTCATGGACCACAAAGGCTCCAGAGGCGACACCACCTTAAATCGGATTGATGCCTCTGGATACGCTTTTTTGGAAGTGGGCGAAAACCTCTCACAGGTGACGGCTGTCAATGCATTGGGTTTGCAAACCACCATTGATGAATCCATCAAGGAATGGCTGATCAGCAAGACCGGTCACTGCCAGACCCTGATGGGCGGTCAATATTCTGAATTTGGGGTGGGTTTTGCCTCTGCGGTGGTGTCAGGCAAGCATGTGTATTACTGGGTTCAGGTGTTCGGAAAACCCCAGAAATGA